A region of the Gambusia affinis linkage group LG11, SWU_Gaff_1.0, whole genome shotgun sequence genome:
ACGTCTACCATTTCAACATCAACAAAGACATCGTGTTTTACTCTCGCACGTTCACAGTGACCAACTGTGACTTGTTCACAAAGAACTTCCTCTCTAAACTCGGTCTGTCAGTGAACGAGCCAGCCACGGTGCCAGAGGACCCTTACACCAACCTCCGCCAGCAGGTAAGACACCAGAGCTCGTTCAGTCATATGATCAAATTAGGACACTTCCCTCCCCTATTTTGACATACAAATGTTTGTACAATCAGTTCTATCCATACTGAGAAAATCTAGTAAAAAATGagaattaaacaacaaaaactgaagaagaatACTTTGTTAGGTATAAGGACACCTCCTGCTTTACTCTCACccaaaaaagctaaaattaaacaCAAGTGTGTCACACCCTTTCTTTCCAAGAGTAAGAGTAGAAACATATAAGTAATATATCCAGTATCGGTTATTGGCCGTAACAGCAATATTTATATCGGATATCGACCCAAATTTTCTTATTGATGCAGTCCTTGTTTTAGTTGTgtgtgttctttttgttttatggttgttgtgttttattctggatatttaaaatatcttccagttccaatgtATATCAGCATGTACTGACaatcaaaaaaaacaataagattttacatttttcgaTAGTGttgttttatcaaattaaaggTTATTAGCCTTGAGAGAGACTCCAGTGGGATAAGTGTGATagaaaatggattgatggattGCTTTGACAGAGCAAATTTGATATTATCAACATAATGgcatattattttgaaaatggtttcaaaataacacaattatCACTTTTAATAACTCTTACAATTTATCCTccagaaatatttgttattgtgataTGCAGAAAACTTTGTCAAATGTCTAACTGCTGAAAGTGACCAGTGTCAGAGATTGGTGGATGCTACAAGAAGTACCTTACTAAAAGTATTTAAACCAAGGGGGGCAACACAGGAGGTGTCCTAACTTCTTGCTCAGctaggaaacacatttttttgttgatatttatgtttaatttgttaaaaaaaagaaactattttggGGTTCTTGGCTCCCTCCAGCAGGCCTGGGCAGCCTAAACAGTGACTCAGCTCGTTTGTGCCTCTCCACATAGAGAGAAAGAAATTAGCACTGGTCTTCCAATAGCATTTTCACTATACGccctgatattttatttatgtgcacTCATCCCCCTTTTAGCACGAGGCGAGCATGAATCCTCTTCGTCCGTACGAAAGACTGCACCCGCTCAAGCAGTTCCTGGAGAATGACGGTAAAACTCTGCGCTTCTACTGCCTCTGGGACGACACAGACAGCTTGTTTGGAGATCAGCGGGAACTCGTGCTTCACTACTACCTGGCTGATGACACCGTTGAGATCATCGAGGTGATCCCGCCAAACTCCGGAAGAGTACACGTCTCCAAATTCTTACGCCGCTGCAAATTACCTAAGGTGAGGGCAAACGAAGTCAGTGAtacactttttttattacacGAATCACAGGATCAAAAACTGAATGTTGCCACTGGTGTagaccacgaagaagaagaagaagaagaagacaagtAGCTGGCACAGCTTGTTTTTTAATCTCCTTTTAATCAGACACATTTTACTCTTaattgagtaatttcttggacagttactttttacttctacttgagACCTACttcaaaatatgttgaagtaggtCTACTTTTATTAGGGTAGAATTTTTGGCAACCCCCCTCCGACCACAAACATACACGTACCCAGAACATGGGTTATCACTGTTCAAGTTCCTCCTGAGTCAAAAGACCTTTTCAGTACATCGAAATGTAGAGAAGACCGTTTTAAGAGGGGaaagttaaaaagattttaaaagctaAAGGGCGATTAAAGAGCCCCTCAACGTTCCAGTCTTCAATAAAAATTCATCCACATTGACAGGACTCCCAGTCTCCCTAAAGCATTCTTGCTTCTCCTGCGCTGTCTCGCTGAAGCCTaattcattttgaaatgcagCCATTCCTCAATCCTGATTGTGTCTGtacttatgtgtgtgtgtgtgtgtgtgtgtgttgacacTCATTTTGTTTGGTTCCATGCCTTTTCATAAATGTCAGCCTTAAAGGGATCAGCAGGATTCTCCATCAAAGAAATTCCACTCTCTCTCACCTCCAGATCTGTTCTTCTCTCCATATCTATGGAGAACGCTTCTTACATCTGTTGTGttgacccttttttttttgtctctggtgtgtttttgtgtgtgtgtgtgtgtgtgtgtgtgtgtgtgtgtgtgtgcgtgtgtgcgtgtgtgtgtgtgtgtgtgtgtgtcggggtTTCTGTGCAGAACGCTCCAGTGCAGATGAAGCCCCCTGGAGCGGTCACAGCCCGGACCGTCCTCAACGTGTTTGGCTCCATGAATGAAGGAAAGCACGTCGTACTGGACAGCTGTGACGTACGTCCAGTCTCAGCTTATAATGAACATTTGACACTGAAACTggtatacattttaaatatctaaaataaaaaaacaacaacagaaacaacaaattaaaatgaattatgaaaatagaaaatgtccTTCAAGAAAAGGAACTTGTTGAGAACAatgcaccagactgaagacttttgtttttggtagacaaagagaaaattattgagctcatttgaATTTATCATGCAATGAACTGACTTAATGCTTATGATGATATAATGATGAAGACCTAATTTCGACTCCGCTACATTTCTAGGAAAATCGTCTTACCTGTTAGCTTAGGGTTTCTTTCACTGTTGGAGAAACTAAAGCGGAGAACCCAGCACCCATGGGTATATTTTAGCTCCCTGTTTCATGTTTGTAAGCTTTTATGTTAAGTGTGGCGTTAATTATAGTTACCTATATTGCTCTTTGTTGGGAGAAAAAAGGCCTTTCCTGTAGTAATTTCTTCAGTACTTTAATTTGAGTATATTCTTGACTGAGCAACTTTTACTTGTAGTTGAGTAGTTGAGTAAGATTTGACCATGAGTATCAATACTTTGTCCACCACTGGGGATTAACAAGTGGTTTGTTTGTGCTGTAAAACAGACCTGTGAAGTTAAGGTTACAGTAATGTCACAGCCGTCTTTTGAGAAATGTAAACTGCTGCCATCCAgttttctctcgctctcttgCAGATCGGAGCTGCCACTGATGAGTTCTACAAAGACTCCGACCTGGCTATAGGCAAAGAAATAAACGTTTGGGGAAGACGAGTTCTCCTCACCGACTGCGATGAATTCACCAAAGCGTACTACCGCTTCAAATACGGCAGAGGTAAGGAATCACTACTTTGTTGAGAAAACTACCGCCTTATTGGATCGtttgtagatatttttcttGATCTCCTGCTTTCTGCTGCATTACCTAACTCTGACCACTTGAGGGCAGTAAGTGCAAGCATCTGCAGCAGCTACTATTCCATACCCCTTGATTCTTTCCTGAGAGCAGTGTCACAGGCTATGTTTGCAAAAGAGgcagggggaggagggggaagcaCATATGTTTTCCCTTCTGCCTGTTGCTCACCGGTCGAAACACTTTCGACATGTCGAAAGTGTTCGGCACCTCGGAGAAACCCGGGGCCCCTACGTCTGGGAGTTAAAGCCGCAGCAGGCCATACGGGGGTCCCTGCGGTAGAAAACCAAGCTTTTCCTGGATGTAGCTGCCACTCGGAGCAGGTTCTGGATTAGTCACAGTAGTAAAAAGCGAGCGCAGCCCCTACAGACAGGCCCCTGTGATGGAGGGTCCTGTCTGACTCCAAGCAGTCATAGGTCAGATCAGGGATGGATTACCTGCTTCCCCCTGGGTTGTTTCAGCTCTCTTCcaaagtttctttcttctttcaaatggttttgtccttcctctttctctgctcCTTCCTCTCAGAGGATTTCACCCCAGTCCAACACAAAGCTCCTGCAGCCCCCAAACCGCCGAAGCCAGTGCCCCCCTACAATGGCTTTGGCTCTGAGGAGGACTCACTGGGCAACTGCCAAGGCCTGATGCCCAAACCCATCCAAAAGGACTTCCGAAAATTCATGGAGAAAGACAGGTTTGAATGATTCAAAATGTAGCAGTGAAATGAAATGGTGAAGTGTTAAGAAATTTAACATAGAAACTTAACacagaaattaagaaatttaacATAGAAACTACACCAAAATGACTtcatcaaatgtgtttttgcagtttaatttttgttctaCCTGGCAGGTGTTGGTCTATCCAATAATATCCCAATAAAATAGAGTTAAGGTTGTGTTTGTAAAGGAATCAAATGTGCAAAGGTTTGAACAGGAATGATTAAaaccttgtgtttttttctgtcactgtaGCAATGGCCTGAACAGTAATGTGCTGAGTTTCAAAGCCAGGATGATCACCAAGGATCCAGTGCACAGAGAGCGGGTGTTCCTCATTTGCTACTACCTGTCTGATGACTCCATGAGTGTGTACGAACAGGAGCAGAAGAACTCAGGTAAGGGCGTTCAGCTCCCTCTACAAATGCTCCTCGGCCTGGAGGTGCAAATCTTTACCTCTCCTGCTAAATGTTAAGGTCTCAGGTTCCACCTCCAGCCCCAGAATACTGTAGAAACTGCATTGCAAAAACGcaaatcttaccaagcaatTATGGCCTAGTTCATTTTGCAAATGTCCTAGTATACTTGAAGTAAAacacaggtaacttttcagcatgacATAAGAACTTGATTGAAGTACACTATTCATTAATGTTGATATAAAAGTACTAGATCCACTGGCGGATTATTTCATCTGTAaccagacatttttctcatgttacaaatgaaataatttgacaaTGGATCtagttctttttcatcaatattaaggatttattgactaaaaacaagctcctatatcttgctgaaaagttacttataagttgacttatttcaaatgtactaagatatttgcactaaaaaagTAGACtaaaaatacctggtaagatttaacgtttttgcagtgtgtgtgttggtttcCAGTGATATCCCTTATTGTTTTCTCCATCAGTATTTTTACGGTGCAAAACGAATGCTGCGCTGTGGTTTTGGATCAAGAGCCAAGGATTTAAAAGCATGCAAAGCTGAATATTAGGAGGAgaattttactttgattttgagataaaagataaaaatggaaaaacaaaaaacaaacaaacaacaacaacaacaacaaaaaaaaaggctgctaatgcgatataaaaaaaaaaccccatcaggCCAATAACCACATAAAAAGCAGTGTTCCACTGGGAAAACTTCAATAAACGTCGTTTGTCTTGCTCCAGGTATAATTGCAGGAAAGTTCCTGGAGCGCCAGCGGGTTAAGAAACCGGGCCAGGAGCTGTTCAAGAGCGAGCTGTCTGAATACTTCAAGGCACAGGATCTGTATGTCGGAGGGTCCATCTGCTTGAACGGAGTGCACTTCCAGCTTGTGGACGCCGACGATTACACACTCGGCTACATGGAGCTGCATTCAGACGAGGTATGCTAGCTTGAAGAGCATGTCAGGATTTTCACTACAGTTCAGtcttattttgttgatttgtttttgtgtacttCAGTTAGTCTTCAGTGTTTAGAGCGTGGTTGCTGGTTTTTATTactattagttaaatatttttcagttaagtttttattaaagttgtagTCTTTTCTATATTTTGGGAAATTTTTAGATGAGTAATTCAAAATGCATAGTTTTGTTAttatatttgcataaattgGGTAATGAGTGCTCACCAGCAGTtaccattttgaaaaaaatgtattcaattattGTTGACCAACAACTGACTCAACcaaaaaatctatttcacaaCAATTGGAAAGGCCAATAAATAGAagataaacatgaaaacaaaggaTATATGTCTAATTTAAATGCCTTAGTTAGATTCACAATGTAGTGCCAGTTAGTGGTAGTTTCCCCCCATCAAttaccatttttattcatttaaattttctcaatttcagttttagttatttcatCAGGCGTAGTTAACtataataacctttttttttttttaagttcccCATAACCAACATAGGCACCATCTTCAGCAAACTGCGTTCGATTTCTgaggacaaacagaaagaggTCAGGACGTTCCTGTCCAACAATACCCCCATCAACGATGGCTTCGTCCCCTATGAGTCCTTCAGGTacagttattaaaatgaatgtggGATATTTGTATTATATTTCAACCGTTTTAATTGATTGTTCACGTTCATCTGTGTGTGAGTGGAAAGTAACAACTCTAGAAATGTTGCACCCTTTCTCAGAGTATTACATCTTTTGGTTACAGTCGTAAAAGTAATGTTTTCTATCCTATATTGCTAGAAATATTATCTCATCCTCCAAATCATTGAATTCAAACATTCCAAAGACTTTCAGTGATTCTTGTGTGTAAAGCCCAGCAGACTGTTTCGACAAAGAAAGATTTGTTCGCTGTGAGGTTCCAGGCACCCACATGTCCAAAAGGTCTGGTGATTAAACTTCCTCACCACCAAATATTCCATGGTGTCAGGGTTCTCTTAAAGTcctaatttaatctaaaattaagACCTTAAAATGTCtcgttaataataataaaaaaaagtaagttggTCATAACTACCTTAATCTACTGTTTACGTTCGTATATTCTTGTATTTGTAGATTTCTGTCAGGCAAAGGCTTGAGTTGCATGCAGACAAAATGAATCTACGTAGCTGAACGTAGACTACAACATCAGTAGTCTATAGGCTACTTGTTAACAAGCTTAAGGTGCTGTATTGTTTttagctagtcatcttttagctagCTTTACCTGCATCCAACAGCTTTACTCAACTCAGTCAGTTAGTTTGAGGTGAAAACTGTGCAAGGTTCTTTGCGTTTTGCTGCCATGATGCTAACACAAACCTGAGTATCTGtgcgctgcagcagcaggtctccTTCGCTGCCGCAAAGGTGGAAACCCAGCGCGAGCGTCGTAGCGCTTATGTTGCGTTTAAAGGCGGCTTGGAAAAACAGGTTACGACGTGTTAACGTcgaattaaacagttttaactaCTGAAAACAGTGACAGAGGACACAGATATGGGAAGTGCGGAAGCCCCGACTGTATCAAATTGATATAGGAACAACAGAAAGTTGGCCATTCTAAAGTAAAACCAACAAACAGCTTTCAGTCCAAAGGGGGGcgcaattttcaagtaatactATTGTAATAGTATATACCTAAAAGatcaaattactttaatttctaaacaaCATCCAATACAGGAACTGGAAGTTGtttcaaatatcaaaaaataaatcaacaaagcaaccaaagcaacaaataaaatggatcctGAAGTCTCTAGTTGTGCTTCAAAAAAGATTTCTTCTATAGATTTGTGAGGGTCACGTTCTCTTcacgtgtgtgtttgtgccatCGCAGAGACTTAGTGATGGGCCTGAATTGCGGCCTGACAGAGCACGAGGTTCTGGCCCTGGCCCGGCGCTACTCGGAGCACCCGGTGCATAAGGAGGACGTGCCGCTGATGCTGGCTGTGGCGCAGCACTACCTGAAGAGGAACCATTTTGAGGACTACAATCTCCTTTCAGCAAGATTTGTGCACAGCGACAGGCAAAAGTAGGCAGCACGCACACTGTGTCACACCAAAAATGCCGTAGCAACACGCAGGCAGATGTTGCATCTCAACAAAACCTCAGAGGCTCAGCTGGTGGCCTCACATGTCAGGGCGACGATTAGTTCCAGAAATGTAAGGGAGGGTTAATGGAAACAGATAGACTCCACAGACCAGGGTGACATGTATGTGTCATTTAGTCTGGCCTTTACTTTTCTGCACAAGACCATGAGGATGGAGAGTACAAAGGAGCATTAGGCCACAAtaagaaagctaaaaaaaataatatactaGAATGAAGTCATGCTGTGACTTTATTTATGAGACctttaaggtaattttatttatatagcacattttcaacaacaaggcatttcaaagggCTTGCTCATAAATTGTCATACTGCAAGAATAATCTTTTGTACTTGCagtattatgactttattgtcaaaatattatgacttcattctcgtttttcaattttattcttgtacaactttattctctcAATATTATGACTTAAGTCTTGCAATCTTTTGACTATTCCTTTGGTATTGTGACTTTGTTCTTGTAAGATTCCGACTTTATTCTCGCAacattgtgactttattctggtaattttatttttattcgtCTTTAGTatggccctaatactctgtAGTATGGGGTGACCTTTAACCCACACAGCAGTAACTCACTTTAAAGCGTTGTTCTGTTGAACCAGCTCCTCTCTCACAGTGTCGCATTGTTTATCAGCGTTCCTGACATGAAAATAGTATGACAAGAATGGAGTATCCTGCATCACTgaggaaaacaacaagcagcctgtataacatacacacacacacacacacacacagtctgaaTACTTTACACAATGTCATCATGAGAAAGCAGGCTTCGTGACTCTGTGTCAGTCCTTATTGGAAAGGTATTCTGTCTCACAGCGGAGGAGAGCCTGGGATGTGTGTGGAGACAGAAAGCAGGAGTTTTTCCACGTCCTGGATGCGCTCCACTCTAATCTGACCCAATCACTGCAACAGCTGATGCTGAACACAAAACCTGCTCCAGGTTAAAACTGGGCTCAGATTTAACCCAGATGTTTGGAGCGCAGACCGTAAAGAAGTGCATTCACACTAGAGATGAGGAGTCTCAGTTGGACTCGTAGTCGAGACAGTTAAGCTGCAGACACTCTGACTTCAGGTTCGATCTGGACTTGAAAGAAATGGGGttattttgccttttgtttAGAATATCTTCTGTGTCTCATCGCCTGCCTGTTGTATTGTTATTCATTTTCCCATAATATAACAATACATGACACAAATGAGCACACCTCTGATTTGTCCAAATctatttcattttctatttctttatgAGCTTCCTCACTGTGTTCTTTGAGTTAGACTAGTCCACTCATTGCTCTTGTCATTTTGGTGAAATAGCTTcgttttctctttgtttgtaACGTAAAATGAATTCTGACACATTGAACTTTCCTATTGGTTGAATGTTTTAGCAGTGTCAGTAAGTTTCCACTTTATTCTTCTATATCCAGGTCAGTGTGTGTTGCTTGGTAATGTGTGGTAACAGGATTATATAAGCCTTTGTAGCTTCCCTTCATACGTTTTATCAATTAACTGTTTCACCAAACTGAGTGACGGGGATTTTTCTGATTATTACAATAATCTTTGGCTAATGTATTCTTAAAGAATTCATGTTTGCATAGGCCATATTTATCTGTGATTTCCTGAGAACATTTAAATACTCTTTATTCTCCATGTATGAATCGGTGATCATGGTGATTTACAGTCATACTACAACAGATCCACTTTAATGACTGTGGGTTTCTTTCAGTTCTGTATTTATTGGCTGTTCTCAGCCATATTTTTTCAGGTTACAGCTGTAAGTCTGAAtgattttgaagtttttataGATATCTTCATCTCCTGTCAGACTTTGACTCAGACTTAACTCCTGACATCAGCTTCAGTTCCCTTAGCTTCATAGCTTTGTTTTCACCACTAGTAGACATATCTGTAAATTGTTTTAGCATAAATCTTCTCTCCAGAagggacttaaaaaaaaaaaaaaaaaaaaaaaaaagtgggtgTGCTGTAGATGTTAATGTGAAATCCCCTTCAGTGTGGACAACGATTCCAGTAGTTCTCGGCAGACGTGGAGGTTCTGCCGTCGCTCTCTGACGGGCTGACCTATCTGTGTTTCCTTTCATCTCAGCATGACCTTCTTTATGTTGGACAGTCGAATCTCGGATTCGTCTCTTTGTTCTTCGAATCGCTCTGGTTTATTACACATTGTAAAAGGTTTCTGTTGCCACACCGTtagagatatttgcactaactGGGATCAGTTGAACCACCACTTGTTTCTtggaaatggtaaaaaaaaacaaaactaaacaagaaaaaacacataGATCATGTGACTAAATAGTTTGGAGGAAAGCAccatttaataaagtttttgaaTGTAAGAACCTCATGGGCAAagtggttaaatttatttctttaaaaaacgtttttcaaTTGTAAACATGAATTTAGTCTATCATAGGTTTCATAAGAATTGTGTTTAGACAGCATGCAGATATACTAGTTTTATATATCAGTTGTCCTATGTATTAGTTACAGCAATAAAAGTGTAGCACTTTAGGCACACTTTTAGCACTCCTATTATTTTAGGCTCAAATGAAGTTGAAAATGTTAGCTTTGTGGTAAATTGAGCCACTGACTCACCTATGAATGTGAAATAAGGATTCAGTTCTAGTGCTAGTGGGGTCAAATTGGGGTGAGaaaaggggagtgtgtgtgagaggggtGCGGGTTTTGGGTTTTAGGGATAAAGCTCAACTTTTTGATTTCAGTTCGGTCTGAACGTGGCATAAGTTGAGCCACAAGACAACATTTATTGGAAATGCTACATTATCGAAATATTTCTGTCTATACTTGTTCTGATTGCTTGAATGGATACACAACCTCCTGagatacagctctggaaaaaaataaaaaaccgcTTCAAAATAATTCGTTTCTTTGGTTTTACTCTTTATAGCatttgtttgagtaaaatgaacattgttcttttattgtaTGATCTGCTGGcaactgacaacatgtctccgaaattccaagcaaaaagttttgtatttatttgcagaaaatgagaaatggtcaaaataacaaaaaaaaaaagatggagttctttcagacctcaaacaaTGCAAAGCAAACAATGTCATATTCATCTAGACACAACAAAGCAAATGTTATAAAAACTCAGGTAgaattcagaaatcaatatttggttgAATAACTATGAGATTTTTCCTGGGGTTTAGTGCGGTGGTCTCTTCATTTCATCCAGAGCTGGAGATGCAGACGTATAAGCTGACGATCAAAATCAAACTAGGGTCAGCTGGAAGTAGAGACcctaaacatgaagaaaaatgtcttgtcttACCCCAGTCCTGGTCGTTTCTGATCATtcagtttgaattattttcacacgttaaaatcaaaaattattcTAATGAGCCAATTCATCTCTAGATCGGGACGTCTGCCAGTCGAAGAGGTGAGGAACATCTGTAAGGCCTTCGTGCTTCCCATCCCTGAGAGCCTGCAGGAAGCCCTCTTAACAGAGTAGGCCCCCGCTCTACTCCTTCACCCAGAGTTTTTGCCATAGTTACAACCAGTTTAATCATGGTGTTAACTTCACCTGGAGACCACTGGAAAATATGTCAATGCTTTCTAATCTGCTGCAGGTATACAGATGGAGGCGGGATCGACTACCACGCCTTAGTCGCTGGATTAAACTGGCTAGAGCACCCGGCGCCGGCAGTGATGGCCGACGACATTTTAAAGGTAGGTGATAAGGGCAACACTTCTTCACACAGAAAGTCAGGAGCGAAGTGAAACTTTAAAACGAGAGTCGATCATAAGGAGGCCGGGCGTGTGCCCAGATTTCTAAAGAGACCTAATTGAAAATCAATCTACACTACCCCCCTTCCCTCCATCTCCCACCCTCCGCCGCCTGCGATGACTCAGAGGAGAAGGGAGCCAAAGTCAGAATTAAGTGAGTGGAAAGGAACAGTCAAGTGAACAAGAGGACAATTGATTGGGAGCAGAAGTTGAGAATGAGTGACGCGcagactgacagaaaaaaagaaagcacagcCGCGCCTTTGTTCTTCCTCCTTGCATGTGCTGCTCTTCCTGCTTAACGTTGATTTGGAATGCGCCGCTGCAGCCAGATCTAAGCAGAAACAGGTGAGCGGGAGAGATGTGCGCCGGGGCATGACAACAAAGGGAAACCTTGCATGTTTGGAATGAGAGTGGAATGAGTCTGcatgtacgtgtgtgtgtgtctaggtgtacgtgtgggtgtgtgtgcgtgtgtgtgtgtgtgagtgttaaTAGGGGTGTAGTCGATCCTCCCTCTGCCACGGTTTCCAGCTACGTTCTGTCCCAGACTGGTCACTCTCTCCCAGCTCTTTTTTAATCTGGTGtcctaaaaaaaacacctgaataaaaacatgaatttggTGGGGTCAGTTGTACAGCAGACCCCGCCCACTCGCCAATTAGTATCCGCAAATTTTTCAATTATTCCCAGAAAATTTAGCTAGTcacaatttttttcacagaacaTGTCTGACAGAAAATGCATCTTTGGAAGTTGAAATATTTGGGCAATTCATTTTCCGTGGTGCTCTTGATCTGAACCTGGGTCAGACAGTAGAATGGGCAGTAACTCAGGGCTGCAATGTTTGGGGGCGtccaagataaaaaaaaaattatctgtttttttttttttaccaaatgaaTGGTGGTTTTCCTACCATTGCACTTTACATAAGACTCATAGGCCCAAATCATCCGAGTTGAAATCTATTAGGATTTGAAGTACTTGAAAATTCTCAAGTTATAGTCGACTTCTTGGAAACAACATGGA
Encoded here:
- the efhc2 gene encoding EF-hand domain-containing family member C2 isoform X2, encoding MVVDLEKPGIGGEPLIGQKKVPKYSVYPKGEARDLPSWVAFDKQTLCFEAYFKEAEFDAKVETYRIRKCKIFFYLEDDTIQVTEVKFKNSGLPQGTLIHRHRIPLPPPNDDQFYNVYHFNINKDIVFYSRTFTVTNCDLFTKNFLSKLGLSVNEPATVPEDPYTNLRQQHEASMNPLRPYERLHPLKQFLENDGKTLRFYCLWDDTDSLFGDQRELVLHYYLADDTVEIIEVIPPNSGRVHVSKFLRRCKLPKNAPVQMKPPGAVTARTVLNVFGSMNEGKHVVLDSCDIGAATDEFYKDSDLAIGKEINVWGRRVLLTDCDEFTKAYYRFKYGREDFTPVQHKAPAAPKPPKPVPPYNGFGSEEDSLGNCQGLMPKPIQKDFRKFMEKDSNGLNSNVLSFKARMITKDPVHRERVFLICYYLSDDSMSVYEQEQKNSGIIAGKFLERQRVKKPGQELFKSELSEYFKAQDLYVGGSICLNGVHFQLVDADDYTLGYMELHSDEFPITNIGTIFSKLRSISEDKQKEVRTFLSNNTPINDGFVPYESFRDLVMGLNCGLTEHEVLALARRYSEHPVHKEDVPLMLAVAQHYLKRNHFEDYNLLSARFVHSDRQKSGRLPVEEVRNICKAFVLPIPESLQEALLTEYTDGGGIDYHALVAGLNWLEHPAPAVMADDILKYEVSARFNGGRSGLRNINCSKLVKEIFSFSPIKGEAEAAAST
- the efhc2 gene encoding EF-hand domain-containing family member C2 isoform X1, which encodes MALPLMPGNSPNAQLGKERFHKSQHFLVHSGSMVVDLEKPGIGGEPLIGQKKVPKYSVYPKGEARDLPSWVAFDKQTLCFEAYFKEAEFDAKVETYRIRKCKIFFYLEDDTIQVTEVKFKNSGLPQGTLIHRHRIPLPPPNDDQFYNVYHFNINKDIVFYSRTFTVTNCDLFTKNFLSKLGLSVNEPATVPEDPYTNLRQQHEASMNPLRPYERLHPLKQFLENDGKTLRFYCLWDDTDSLFGDQRELVLHYYLADDTVEIIEVIPPNSGRVHVSKFLRRCKLPKNAPVQMKPPGAVTARTVLNVFGSMNEGKHVVLDSCDIGAATDEFYKDSDLAIGKEINVWGRRVLLTDCDEFTKAYYRFKYGREDFTPVQHKAPAAPKPPKPVPPYNGFGSEEDSLGNCQGLMPKPIQKDFRKFMEKDSNGLNSNVLSFKARMITKDPVHRERVFLICYYLSDDSMSVYEQEQKNSGIIAGKFLERQRVKKPGQELFKSELSEYFKAQDLYVGGSICLNGVHFQLVDADDYTLGYMELHSDEFPITNIGTIFSKLRSISEDKQKEVRTFLSNNTPINDGFVPYESFRDLVMGLNCGLTEHEVLALARRYSEHPVHKEDVPLMLAVAQHYLKRNHFEDYNLLSARFVHSDRQKSGRLPVEEVRNICKAFVLPIPESLQEALLTEYTDGGGIDYHALVAGLNWLEHPAPAVMADDILKYEVSARFNGGRSGLRNINCSKLVKEIFSFSPIKGEAEAAAST